One window from the genome of Helicoverpa armigera isolate CAAS_96S chromosome 4, ASM3070526v1, whole genome shotgun sequence encodes:
- the LOC135116745 gene encoding putative nuclease HARBI1, translated as MASEYLAWDLVVLEHRRDVLMGRQIARNKRNDENPLDLEDGQFLQMYRISKEMFHRLLSELRPSLQRRRPYGLSVESQILTALRFYACGCYQQPVGLQWGCSMSQKSVSRVIRAVTSAINEKLLRKYIKFPMTQGERHAAKQKFRNAPQPFPGVIGAIDCTHIKILAPKTNEESYVSGHHEGHSLNVQAVCDPDLIILNINARWPGARHDAHIWANSPVRSTMKRHFENGDRRAWLLGDDGYPLEPWLMTPIKHQQPGTPEYKYTEAHCSARNIIERCFGVLKSVFRCLSHQRQLMYEPYMAGLIINACAVLHNMRITYKLPEPESTTSMQLVDNSRFHDDMLEVTGSGRAVAERIRRRLINTSFT; from the exons atggcttctgaatatttagcatgggacttagttgtgctcgagcacagacgcgatgtgcttatgggtcgacaaatagcacgaaacaagcgaaacgatgaaaatcccttggatttggaggatggccaatttcttcaaatgtatagaatttcaaaggaaatgtttcacaggctactaagtgaactgcgtccatctctccaaagacgacggccttacggactttctgtggagtcccaa atactgacggcactccgattttacgcatgtgggtgctaccaacaacctgttggcttgcagtggggttgtagcatgagccaaaaatctgttagccgagtcatccgggctgtaacttcggcaataaatgaaaaacttttaagaaaatatattaaatttccaaTGACTCAAGGAGAACGCCATGCGGCAAAACAGAAATTTAGAAATGCCCCACAGCCATTCCCAGGGGTAATTGGAGCCATTGATTGcacccatataaaaattttagctcctaagaccaatgaggagtcttatgtgagtggtcaccatgagggccattcattaaatgtgcaagct gtgtgtgaccctgatcttattattttaaatattaatgctcgatggccaggagcgagacatgatgctcacatatgggcaaattcaccggtgcgctcaacaatgaagcgacattttgaaaatggggaccgccgtgcttggctgcttg gtgatgatggatatcctctggaaccgtggttaatgactcccataaaacatcaacagcctggcacaccggaatataaatataccgaagcacactgctcagctaggaacatcatagaaagatgcttcggtgtgctaaaatctgtgtttagatgtctatcacaccaacgccagttaatgtacgaaccctatatggctggcctaataattaacgcatgtgcagtgctccacaatatgcggataacatataaattaccggaaccagagtccaccacatccatgcagctggtggataatagtagattccatgatgatatgttagaagttacag gttctgggcgagctgttgcagagcgcataagaagaaggctaattaacactagtttcacataa
- the LOC135116746 gene encoding uncharacterized protein LOC135116746, translated as MPEEDLLQHEMEAGVVISEVLTLPHSQARDFVELLPTETTINDSRATAGSSPPPIQEQVQDAPQSPVLQMTVRGRRTETVASSTPPLRQRPRRKRNLNPRQSVSEQYSAARREFLAVAEANAATMKMLATAAQAQADAAKMQAEAAKVQAEATLQLVKVGNKIADAINNYINKNNK; from the exons ATGCCAGAGGAAGAT ttattacaacatgagatggaggctggggtggtaatctctgaggttctcaccttacctcattctcagg ctagagattttgtggaattgttaccgactgaaacaa caatcaatgacagcagagcaacggctggttcttcaccaccacccatccaagaacaagtgcaagatgcccctcagtcgccagtactacaaatga cagtacgtggcagaaggacagaaactgttgcatcatcaacaccaccactgcgacagagacccagaagaaagagga atctgaatcctcgccaaagtgtttctgagcaatatagtgcagctcgacgagaatttctagcagttgcagaagcaaatgctgctacaatgaag atgctggcaactgctgctcaagcgcaagcagatgctgccaagatgcaggctgaggcagccaaggtacaagccgaggcgacgctgcaattggtaaaagtcggaaacaaaatagctgacgcaataaataattacataaataaaaataataaatga
- the LOC135116872 gene encoding uncharacterized protein LOC135116872: MDGEVIETGAGLPGASSLSVRRKRLRSPRVTPAQIDALLSILEARPYLHTRKFTGLQGRENFETGWREVAEELNNLPNGSRKTPEQWMTVWRDLKAALAVRRQN, encoded by the exons atggACGGTGAAGTCATTGAAACAGGCGCAGGCCTGCCGGGTGCCAGCAGCTTGAGCGTCAG GCGTAAGCGTCTGCGTAGCCCTCGTGTTACACCCGCTCAAATTGATGCACTACTATCAATATTAGAAGCGCGTCCATATTTGCACACGCGGAAATTTACCGGCTTGCAGGGCCGGGAAAATTTCGAAACGGGCTGGAGGGAGGTTGCCGAGGAGCTCAATAATCTCCCTAACGGGTCTAGAAAGACACCAGAGCAGTGGATGACG GTTTGGAGAGACTTAAAAGCCGCGCTTGCAGtaaggcggcaaaattaa